Proteins from a genomic interval of Medicago truncatula cultivar Jemalong A17 chromosome 3, MtrunA17r5.0-ANR, whole genome shotgun sequence:
- the LOC11439915 gene encoding probable 26S proteasome non-ATPase regulatory subunit 3, which produces MTQDLEMKDRSTPSNSVSPPVPSTLQHLKEIASVIETGSYSKEVRRIARAVRLTIALRKKLTASVISSFLDHVLTPGSEPHAKLSAYLPKEDDHEMEVDAATSAIQTPIPTAKHLLPELEIYCYLLVLLFLIDQKKYNEAKACSSASVAWLKNVNRRTVDVIASRLFFYYSYSHELTGDLAEIRGNLLALHRIATLRHDELGQETLLNLLLRNYLHYNLYDQAEKLRSKAPRFEAHSNQQFCRYLFYLGKIRTIQLEYTDAKESLLQAARKAPVAARGFRIQCNKWAIIVRLLLGEIPERTVFMQKGMEKALRPYFELTNAVRIGDLELFRNIADKFATTFSADGTHNLIVRLRHNVIRTGLRNISISYSRISLADVAKKLRLDSPNPVADAESIVSKAIRDGAIDATLDHANGWMVSKETGDIYSTNEPQLAFNSRIAFCLNMHNEAVRALRFPPNTHKEKESAEKRRERQQQEQELAKHIAEEDDDDF; this is translated from the exons ATGACTCAAGATCTTGAGATGAAAGATCGTTCAACTCCTTCGAATTCCGTTTCTCCACCAGTTCCATCTACTTTGCAGC ATTTGAAGGAGATAGCGTCCGTTATCGAGACCGGTTCGTACTCGAAGGAAGTTCGTAGAATTGCTCGTGCTGTTCGTCTTACAATTGCATTGAGGAAGAAATTAACAGCTTCTGTTATATCTTCTTTTCTCGATCATGTTCTTACTCCTGGTTCTGAACCTCATGCTAAATTGTCTGCGTATCTTCCCAAG GAGGATGATCATGAGATGGAGGTGGACGCTGCAACATCTGCCATTCAAACCCCTATCCCTACAGCTAAACACTTGTTGCCTGAGCTAGAAATTTACTGTTACCTGCTTGTACTACTTTTTCTGATTGATCAGAAAAAATACAATGAG gccAAAGCTTGTTCTTCAGCTAGTGTTGCTTGGCTGAAGAATGTGAACAGAAGAACTGTTGATGTTATTGCATCTAGGCTATTTTTTTACTATTCATATAGCCATGAACTTACTGGAGATCTGGCTGAAATTCGGGG aaaCCTACTTGCATTGCATCGGATTGCCACCCTTCGCCATGATGAGTTGGGTCAG GAAACCCTTCTTAATTTGCTGCTTCGCAACTATCTTCACTACAACCTATATGACCAGGCAGAGAAGTTGAGGTCAAAGGCTCCACGATTTGAAGCACATTCAAACCAGCAG TTTTGTCGTTATCTCTTCTACCTCGGGAAAATCCGGACTATTCAATTGGAGTATACAGATGCAAAAGAGTCTCTCCTGCAAGCTGCTCGTAAAGCTCCAGTTGCAGCTCGGGGTTTTCGAATTCAATGTAACAAGTGGGCTATCATAGTGCGTTTACTGTTGGGAGAGATACCTGAGCGAACCGTCTTTATGCAGAAAGGAATGGAGAAAGCGCTAAGACCTTACTTTGAGCTTACAAAT GCTGTCCGTATTGGAGATTTGGAGCTGTTTAGGAACATTGCAGATAAGTTTGCAACCACCTTCAGTGCAGATGGAACTCATAATTTGATTGTTCGTCTCCGACATAATGTCATCAGGACTGGTTTACGTAACATCAGCATCTCCTATTCTCGCATCTCACTAGCTGATGTTGCTAAAAAGTTGAGGTTGGACTCGCCAAATCCTGTTGCTGATGCTGAGAGCATTGTCTCGAAGGCTATTCGTGATGGAGCAATTGATGCTACATTGGATCATGCAAATGGGTGGATGGTGTCTAAGGAAACAGGAGATATTTACTCCACAAATGAGCCTCAGCTGGCTTTCAATTCTCGAATTGCCTTCTGTCTTAACATGCACAATGAAGCTGTTAGAGCACTTCGTTTTCCACCAAACACacacaaagaaaaagaaagtgctgagaagagaagagagagacaACAGCAAGAGCAGGAACTGGCCAAACATATTGCAgaggaggatgatgatgatttctGA